The following DNA comes from Frankia casuarinae.
TCCCCGCCTCGGCGGGGCGACGACGTCGTTCCGGCGCGGGCAGCTGTGGATCGACACCGGCCAGCACGTGTTCATGCGGTGCTGCACGGCCTACCGTGGGCTGCTGCAGCGACTCGGCGTCGAACACCTGACCACCCTGCAGTCCCGGCTGGACGTGCCGGTGCTGCTCGGCGACTCGTTGACCCGGACCCGGCTGCGCCGGACGAGGGTCCCGCTGCCGGCGCCACTGCACCTGGCCCCGGCGTTGCTGGGGTACCAGGCGCTGCCGATCGCCGAACGGCTGCGGGCCGGGCTCGCGGCGTTTCAGCTCGGGCGGCTCGACCAGCGCTCCCCGGCGGTGGACGAGCAGTCGTTCGGCACCTGGTTGTCCACCCACGGCCAGGGCCCCGCGGCGACGAAGGCGTTGTGGGAACTGCTGACGGTCGCGACGCTGAACGTGCCCGCCGCCGACGCCTCCCTCGGCCTCGCAGCCAAGGTCGTGCGGACCGGTCTGCTGGAGGGCGCCGCCGCCGGGGACCTCGGCTGGGCCGAGGTCCCCCTGTCCCGACTGCACGGCGACGCGGCGATGGAGACGCTCACCGCGGCCGGCGCCGACGTGCGCACCGGGGTGAAGGTCCGGTCCATCACCGCCGCGGGCAGCGGATGGGAACTGGCCGTCACCGCGGGCGGGACCGGTCGCGGCGCGGCGGTGCCCGGCACCGACGACCGCGGCGTGCTGCGGGCGGACGCGGTCGTGCTCGCGGTGCCGCCGCCCGCCGCCGCGTCCCTTCTGCCAGCCGGCGCCGAACCCGAGGCGGCCCGGCTGCGTGAGCTCGGCGACTCGCCGATCATCAACGTGCACATGATCTATCCTCGACCGGTGATCGACGGCCCGTTCCTGGCCGTGGTCGACTCGCCCATTCAATGGATCTTCGATCGCACGGTCTCCTCCGGGCTCGCCGCTGCCGGCCCGCCCGGTGCCCAGTACCTGGCGCTGTCGCAGTCCGCGGCGGAGCCATGGGTCGATCGTCCGGCGAACGAGCTGCGGACCCTGTTCGTCGAGGAGATGGCCCGGCTGTTCCCGGCCGCGCGGGCGGCCGGGCCACTGGAGGTTTTCGTCACTCGGGAACGTACGGCGACCTTCCGGCAGGTGCCCGGTTCGCTCGCGTTGCGTCCGGGCGCGTCGACCGGCCTGACCGGCTTCGCCCTGGCCGGAACCTGGACCGACACCGGATGGCCGGCGACCATGGAGTCGGCCGTGCGTAGCGGACTCACTGCTGTCCGTGAGAACCTGGCCGGTATGGGGGTCGACGTCAACGAGCCACGCGGGCCGGGCCCGCAGGCCCGAAGGACGGACGGACGGCTCCCCGAGCAGGTGGGTGAGTCGGTACCGGTAGGCACTGAATCGGTGAGCGCACCGGGCGGCGGCGCCACGGCCGCGCAGGTGCGGGATCCACAGGATCCACGAGGGGACAACGCGGTTCCCGCCGGATCGGCGGCGGTCGTCCGGCCGCTTCCGTCCGGCCAGCCAAGGCACACATCCACAGGGGGATTCCCGGTATGACCATGACGGTTCCGGATGCGATCGAGCGTGGGCGGACCCTCACCGTGCCTGCCTTGCGCGCCACGGTGGATCGGCTCCACCCACGACTTCGTCACGTCGTCGCCTACCACCGCGGCTGGGTCGACGCCGAGGGCGCGCCACTGTCCGGCGGCGGGGGCAAGCTGGTACGCCCGGCGCTGGCGCTGCTGTCGGCGCAGGCCGCCGGCGCCCCGGCGGAGACCGGGCTGCCGGCAGCGGTCGCCGTCGAGCTGGTGCACGACTTCTCGCTGCTGCACGACGATCTTATGGACGGCGACACCGAGCGCCGCCACCGGCCCACGGCCTGGACGATCTTCGGTGCCGACGGCGCGATCCTCGCCGGGGACGCGCTGCTCGGCCTCGCGACCCAGGTCCTGCTGGAGGTCGAGGGGGAGCCCGGCCGTCGTGCGGCGCTGATCCTGGGCGCGGGCGTCCAGGACCTCGTCCGTGGCCAGGCCGAGGACCTGATGTTCGAGAAACGGTCGGACGTCAGCGTCGCCGAGACGCTGCACATGGAGGACGGCAAGACCGGCGCGCTGCTGGCCTGCTCGGCCTCCCTCGGCGCCGTGCTCGCCGGGGCCGGTGACGACATGGTCAACGCCCTCGCCGAGTACGGCTCCCGGCTCGGCACCGCGTTCCAGCTCATCGACGACCTGCTTGGTATCTGGGGTGATCCCTCGGTGACCGGCAAGCCGGTGTTGTCGGACCTGCGTTCCCGCAAGAAGTCGGTGCCGGTCGTGGTGGCCCTGGAGGCCGGCGGAGCCGCGGCCGAGGAGCTGCGGGCGTTCCTCACCGGCACCGGGGAGTCCACCGAGGCGGAGCTGACGCACATCGCGGACCTGATCGAGCGGGCCGGCGGGCGGGACTGGACCACCGCCGAGGCCGACGGCCAGCTGAAGGCCTGCGAGAACGTGCTCCGCTCGCTGTCGATGCCCGCCGAGATCGAGGCGGAACTGCTGGCCCTCGCGCGCTTCGTGACCGAACGAGACCGCTGAGGAGACGACGGGTGAGTGCAGTCGCCGTTCCCGCCCGGCCCGGCGATCAGCACGTTGATCGTCTTCATGACCATCGCATGTA
Coding sequences within:
- the hpnE gene encoding hydroxysqualene dehydroxylase HpnE, coding for MTTGAGADVAPAWGTRPAGRTDERPHLAVVGGGLAGMAAALLAVDSGARVTLLEARPRLGGATTSFRRGQLWIDTGQHVFMRCCTAYRGLLQRLGVEHLTTLQSRLDVPVLLGDSLTRTRLRRTRVPLPAPLHLAPALLGYQALPIAERLRAGLAAFQLGRLDQRSPAVDEQSFGTWLSTHGQGPAATKALWELLTVATLNVPAADASLGLAAKVVRTGLLEGAAAGDLGWAEVPLSRLHGDAAMETLTAAGADVRTGVKVRSITAAGSGWELAVTAGGTGRGAAVPGTDDRGVLRADAVVLAVPPPAAASLLPAGAEPEAARLRELGDSPIINVHMIYPRPVIDGPFLAVVDSPIQWIFDRTVSSGLAAAGPPGAQYLALSQSAAEPWVDRPANELRTLFVEEMARLFPAARAAGPLEVFVTRERTATFRQVPGSLALRPGASTGLTGFALAGTWTDTGWPATMESAVRSGLTAVRENLAGMGVDVNEPRGPGPQARRTDGRLPEQVGESVPVGTESVSAPGGGATAAQVRDPQDPRGDNAVPAGSAAVVRPLPSGQPRHTSTGGFPV
- a CDS encoding polyprenyl synthetase family protein, producing the protein MTMTVPDAIERGRTLTVPALRATVDRLHPRLRHVVAYHRGWVDAEGAPLSGGGGKLVRPALALLSAQAAGAPAETGLPAAVAVELVHDFSLLHDDLMDGDTERRHRPTAWTIFGADGAILAGDALLGLATQVLLEVEGEPGRRAALILGAGVQDLVRGQAEDLMFEKRSDVSVAETLHMEDGKTGALLACSASLGAVLAGAGDDMVNALAEYGSRLGTAFQLIDDLLGIWGDPSVTGKPVLSDLRSRKKSVPVVVALEAGGAAAEELRAFLTGTGESTEAELTHIADLIERAGGRDWTTAEADGQLKACENVLRSLSMPAEIEAELLALARFVTERDR